DNA sequence from the Xylanivirga thermophila genome:
AGATAGGCTTGTTCATAATGGACGACGTAGATTGGAGTATTTTTCATACGATAATATTTCAGATATGTTCAAAAGACATATACAGAGTATACTTGGGAACTAGGTGTATAATATGAGAAAAAAATTAGCGTTTGTGGTTCAAAGGTATGGAGAAGAGGTAAACGGTGGATCGGAACAATATTGTAGGCAAGTAGCTGAGAAATTATCAAGCTTTTATGATGTAGAGGTCTTGACCACCTGTGTTGTAGACTATAACGAGTGGAAAAATAAATACAAGGAAGGTTTATATAGTGTAAACGGTATAAGGGTCAGAAGGTTTGCAGTAGATAAAAAGAGGGAACGGAGGGCATTTGACGCTTTATCAGCAAAAGTATATGGTCATAGGAGTTTTGATAATGTAGGTGATGAGATTAGGTGGATGGAGCTGCAAGGTCCTCATTGTCCAAGACTTATAGATTACATAAAGTATAATAGGGATAAATATGATGTATTTATATTTATGACTTATCTTTACTATACGACTTTTTTTGGATTGCAGCAGGTACCGGAGAAGTCCATGTTAATATCCACTGCACATGATGAACCGCCTATATATCTGGATATTTTTTATCCACTATTTCATCTTCCTCGGGCAATGGTGTATCTTACAGAGGAAGAAAAGGCATTTGTAAACAAAAAGTTTAACAATGACTACAAACCTTCTGATGTGGTGGGAATAGGCATAGATGTGCCACAGGATGTAAACCCTCAAAGATTTAGGGAAAAACATGGAATAGATGATGATTATATAGTATATGCAGGTAGGATAGATCAGTCAAAAGGATGTGACGAGCTTTTTGAATATTTCATACGGTATAAAAGGGAGCATCAATCAAATTTAAAGCTGGTCATGATGGGTAAGCCTGCCATGGATATACCGAAGCATAAGGATATACTGCCTTTGGGCTTTGTAAGCGAAGAGGACAAGTATGATGGTATGGCGGGAGCTAAATTATTGGTGCTTCCGTCTTATTTTGAGAGCTTATCTATGTCAGTGCTAGAGAGCCTAGGACTTGGAGTGCCGATACTGGTAAATGGCAGGTGTGATGTCTTAAAAGGGCATTGTATAAGGAGCAACGCCGGGTTTTATTATAGGGGCTATTATGAGTTTGCAGAGTGCATAAATGTGCTTTTAAAAAAGACTGATATATACAATAAGATGAGTAAAAATGGACTCTTTTATGTATCATTCCATTATACATGGGACAGGGTGATGGATAAGTATAAAGCTCTTATAGATGAGTTGTAGAAATACATAAACATAGGAGAGGGATATCATGGATGTAGTTTTATTTTTGGTATTATGTGTTATATTGTTTTTGTTTTTAATACCCATTATAGGGAAAAAACAAATATTCAAAGATATGGGGCAGGTACTGTTTTCTGCCTTATCATTTGCGGTTATTATAGTATGGGTTGAGGCTTTTTTGTTAGTTTTATTTAATAAGTACTCCCTTTTAAGGTTAGATATCTTACTAATAATTACAGCGATTTTTGTTATTATTATGTCCCGAAAAGGCGGGAGGTGGCAAGTACCATCAGGTTTTATAAGGCATGATAAGTTCAATATTATTATACTGATCTTTTTTGTACTTATATCCTATTTATATCTTGCTTATCCCACTTATTATATTATAGGTGGGCGGGATCAGGGAGTATATAGTTCCTTAGGGGTATACATATCACGGACTGGAGGACTACATATACATGATGATTTTTTAACTGATAATTATGATGTTGTAGGTGATGTGCTAAGGTTGGGTTATCCAGGTTATTATTCAGGATATGAATATAGTCTTTCTAGTCAGCCGGGGCGATTGATACCGCAGTTTATGCACCTTTTTCCTACTGTGTTGGCCATAGGCTATGATATAGGCGGTATGCCTGTGATGTTTAGAATGAATGGTGCCATAGGAATAATATCACTTTTAGCGATATATTTTTTCTGTACGCAGTTACTGGATAAAAAAGTGGCATTTTTAGCGACAGTTGCACTGGCGTTTAACCCATCTCAGATTTGGAATGCAAGGATAACTCAAACAGAGGTATTATCCCAGTTTTTACTCTTTTTCGCTCTGTTTTTGCTGGTATTTGCCTATAAAAAAGATAGACGGAGTTTTACATGGCTAAGTGGTATAATATTGGGGCTTAACTGCCTAAATCGTATAGATTGCCATGTTTTTGGCATAGGGGTATTTGTATTTGTCATATATATGGCCATAATAAGTAGGGAAAAGCTCCGGTTTGCCTTTGAATTTGGCTTGTCATACGCTTTGGCAGCCCTATTGTCTTTGACATATGCGTATTTTTATAGCTATCCATATTTTGATGATTTGTGGCATAGGGCATCGCTAAAACCCCTTGTAATGATAAATGTTTTATTATTCATAGTAGCTGCTTTGGTTGTGATTATTGCCTATATATTCAAAAAACAGGACAAAGGGGATAAGCATGAGATAAGAAATAGATATAAAAGATTTTTATATATAAAACGACATCATATCGCTGCTATTTTAGTGGTTCTGCTAATAGGATTATTTCTATATGCATATTTTGTTAGACCGTATATTCTACCGATTGGTACGGATATAAATTCAGAAGAGCATTTTACTGCCAATGCCATGGTGGAATTTGGCTGGTATATACCTGAGGCTATCACACTTATGGCCATATTAGGGGTAATACTTCTTATAAAGGAAACTAATATAAATGCCTATGTGGTATTTATAGTTATTGCCATGGCAAATATAGTGGGATATATATATAAGCCCAGTATTACACCTGATCACATATGGGCTTCACGTAGGTGGATAGCAGTAAGTATACCTTCCATAATAATATTTGCAATGGCAGGGATGGAGAGGATAAGTAGGTCATCTACTTCCCATAGAAGGGTGCTTTTATGGGTATTTACATCCTTTATGTTGACATTTTTTTTGTATCAATCCGTCATATTTATAAAAACTCCCATGCTTCGGGATTACAAGGGACAATTTGATGATTTGGCAGAGCATATTCCCGGGGATGAAGTCTTTATAACCAATTCAGGTCAACTGGCAACACCCCTT
Encoded proteins:
- a CDS encoding glycosyltransferase family 4 protein; translation: MRKKLAFVVQRYGEEVNGGSEQYCRQVAEKLSSFYDVEVLTTCVVDYNEWKNKYKEGLYSVNGIRVRRFAVDKKRERRAFDALSAKVYGHRSFDNVGDEIRWMELQGPHCPRLIDYIKYNRDKYDVFIFMTYLYYTTFFGLQQVPEKSMLISTAHDEPPIYLDIFYPLFHLPRAMVYLTEEEKAFVNKKFNNDYKPSDVVGIGIDVPQDVNPQRFREKHGIDDDYIVYAGRIDQSKGCDELFEYFIRYKREHQSNLKLVMMGKPAMDIPKHKDILPLGFVSEEDKYDGMAGAKLLVLPSYFESLSMSVLESLGLGVPILVNGRCDVLKGHCIRSNAGFYYRGYYEFAECINVLLKKTDIYNKMSKNGLFYVSFHYTWDRVMDKYKALIDEL
- a CDS encoding glycosyltransferase family 39 protein is translated as MDVVLFLVLCVILFLFLIPIIGKKQIFKDMGQVLFSALSFAVIIVWVEAFLLVLFNKYSLLRLDILLIITAIFVIIMSRKGGRWQVPSGFIRHDKFNIIILIFFVLISYLYLAYPTYYIIGGRDQGVYSSLGVYISRTGGLHIHDDFLTDNYDVVGDVLRLGYPGYYSGYEYSLSSQPGRLIPQFMHLFPTVLAIGYDIGGMPVMFRMNGAIGIISLLAIYFFCTQLLDKKVAFLATVALAFNPSQIWNARITQTEVLSQFLLFFALFLLVFAYKKDRRSFTWLSGIILGLNCLNRIDCHVFGIGVFVFVIYMAIISREKLRFAFEFGLSYALAALLSLTYAYFYSYPYFDDLWHRASLKPLVMINVLLFIVAALVVIIAYIFKKQDKGDKHEIRNRYKRFLYIKRHHIAAILVVLLIGLFLYAYFVRPYILPIGTDINSEEHFTANAMVEFGWYIPEAITLMAILGVILLIKETNINAYVVFIVIAMANIVGYIYKPSITPDHIWASRRWIAVSIPSIIIFAMAGMERISRSSTSHRRVLLWVFTSFMLTFFLYQSVIFIKTPMLRDYKGQFDDLAEHIPGDEVFITNSGQLATPLRIVYDKPVYEVRGDYNQDALYDMVKHFGKVYTIGWLPENMEDRLDIQKVYHLEFNGKYLQKVRGAYPKQIIDRKYNGDLYILTAK